In Brachybacterium saurashtrense, the genomic stretch GGCTCGCAGTGCGTGGCCGGCGTGGACATCGCCCTGGACACCGATCCGGCGGTCGCCGCCGCGGCGCTCGAGGCGCCCGGCTCCACCTGCTTCGTGCTCACCAACACCCGTGCGCTGGAGGAGCCGCAGGCCGTGGCCCTGAACCGCCGCGTCCTCTCCGGCGTGCTCGCCGACCCCGTGGCCCGGCACGGGCTGCACGTCGTCTCCCGCTCCGATTCCACCTTGCGCGGGCACGTGATCGCCGAACCGGTCGCGCTGTGCGAGGAGCTGGCGGCGCACGGGATCGCGGTGGACGCGATCCTGCTGGTCCCGGCGATGCTCGAGGCGGGCCGCTTCACCGAGGGGGACGTGCACTACGCGGTCGTCGGCGGGGAGGCGCGACGGGTGGAGGAGACCGACTTCGCCCGCGACGCCACCTTCGGGTACCACCACTCCGACCTGCGCGAGTTCCTCGAGGAGCGCTCCGGCGGGGCGGTGCGCGCGAGCGACGTGCTCAGCCTCTCCCTCGAGGACATCCGCACCGGCGGCGTGCCCCGTGTGCGCGAGGTCCTCGCCGGTGCCCGCGAGCGCCGCTGGGTGGTGGTCAACGCCACCGAGTACGCGGACATGGAGACCGTCGCGCAGGCGGTGGCGGAGCTCGAGGCGGAGGGCCGCACGTTCCTCACCCGCTGCGGCCCGTCCTTCGTGCGCCCTCTGGCCGGGCAGCGCGGCGCCCGCGTGGTGGGCCCGGACTCGATCGCCGTCCCCGCCGGCCGTCTCGGCCACGGCCTGGTGGTGGTCGGCTCCCACGTGGGCCTCACCACCACGCAGCTGCGCGCGGTGCAGGCGCGCGGCACCCTCGTCGAGCACGAGCTCCACGTCCCCTCCGTGCTCGACGAGCGCCGCGAGGCCCACCTGGACCAGCTCGCCGCGGCCGTGCGCGAGACCCTGGGCCGCGCCGACTGCGTGCTCTACACCAGCCGCGACCTGGTGCGCACCGACGATCCCGCCGAGTCCCTCGCCATCGCCCGCAGCGTCTCCGACGCCGTGGTCGAGGTGGTGCAGCGGGTACGCGGCGCGAAGCCCGCCTGGGTGGTCGCCAAGGGCGGCATCACCTCCCACGAGGTCGCCGCGGGCGGGCTCGGGATCCGCCGCGCCCAGGTGGAGGGCCAGTTCTGGCCGGGCCAGGTCTCCCTCTTCTCCGCGCAGGAGGCGCCGGAGGAGGTGCTCGGCATGCCGTACGTGGTCTTCCCCGGCAACGTGGGCGGCGAGCAGGCCCTCGCCGACGTGGTCGACACCCTCACCGCGGCCGTCGCCGCCCGCTGATCCGCCCGCCCGACGTAGACCGCCCGCCGCAGCCCGCCCCGCCGCCGCCCGCTCACCCGAGGAGACCCGCCATGACCCCCGCCCCCGCCGTCGCCTGGATCGGACTCGGCGCCATCGGCACCCCGATGGCGCGCGCCGCCGCGCTCGCCGGCCACCCCGTCACCGCCTTCGACCTGAACCCCGCCGCACGCGACGCCGTGGCGGACGTCGCCGTCCCCGCGGCCTCCGCCCGCGAGGCCGTGCGCGGCGCCGACGTGGTGGTGGTGATGGTGGCGACCCCCGCCCAGCTGGAGTCCGTGCTGCACGGCGAGGGCGGCATCGCCTCCGAGCTCACGGCGCAGACCACGCTGCTGGTCATGTCCACGGTGGGCCCTGCCGCGATCGAGCAGACCGTCGCCTCCCTCGAGGGGATCACGGCGCACGTGGTCGACGCCCCGGTCTCCGGCGGCGCCGCCCGTGCCGCGCAGGGAGATCTGCTGGTCATGGTGGGCGGCGCGGAGGAGGACGTCACGACCGTGCGCCCGCTGCTGGACGCGCTCGCCTCGAACGCCCCCGTCGTCGGCCCCCGACCGGGCGACGGCCAGCGCTTCAAGGTCGTCAACCAGCTGCTGTGCGGCGTGCACATCGCCGCCGCCGGGGAGGCGCTCGCGCTCGCCGACGCGATGGGCCTGGACCTGGGCCAGGTGCACGAGGTGCTCGGCACCGGCGCCGCCGCCTCGTTCATGTTCGGCGACCGCGGCCAGCGCATGGTGGACGGCGCCTTCGACGACGTCCGCTCCGCCCTGACCATCTTCGTCAAGGACATGGGCCTGGTCGCCGAGGCCGCGGCGGAGGTGTCCCAGGACGTCCCGCTCGCGGCCTCCGCGCAGGAGGTCTACCAGCGCGGCAGCGCGCTGGGCTGGGACCGCCGGGACGACTCGATCGTCTACAAGGTGCTGCGGGGCGAGACCGACTGACGCGGCCCGTCGGCCGGCGCGCCGCTCACCGGCGGGTGCGCACCCCCACCACGCCGCCGTCGATCGGCAGCAGCACGCCCACGCTGGAACGGTTCCGCGGCGAGGCCAGGTAGCAGTGCGCCTGGGCCACCTCCTCGGCGCTCACCAGGCGGCCGTGGGGCTGGCGCGCCTCGAGGGCGGCCCGCTCGGCCGCCGGATCCTCGGCGGCGTCCAGCAGCTGGCCCACCCACGGCGTGTCGGCCGTGCCGGGCAGCACCGCGTTCACCCGGATCCCCTCGCCCACCAGATCGGCGGCCATCGCGAGGGTCATCGCCTGCACCGCGCCCTTGCTGGCCGAGTACAGCACCCGCTGCGGCAGCCCCACGGCGGAGGCGATCGAGGCGGTGTTCACGATCGCCGCGTGCGCGGAGCGGCGCAGGTGGGGCAGGGCGGCGCTCACCACGCGGGCCACCGCGGTGACGTTCACGTCCAGCACCTGCGCCCACTGCGCGTCGTCGTTCGCGGCGGCATCGCCCTGCGCGCCGATCCCGGCGTTGTTGATGACGATGTCGAGCCCGCCCAGCTGCGCGGCGGCGGCGTCCACCGCCTGCTGCACCGCGTCGCGGTCCGCGACGTCGCAGGCCAGCGCCACGGCGCCCTCGGGCGCGCCCTCGGGATGCAGGTCCAGCACCGCCACCGCGGCTCCGCGCGCCAGGAGCTCCTCGGCGGTGGCCGCGCCGAGGCCGGAGGCGCCGCCGGTCACCAGGGCGCACAGCCCGGCGAACTCGCCGGCGGTCGCGTGGGCATCGGAGGGAGGGGGAGTGGCCATGGGAGCTCCTCGGAGGTGGGATGACATGCTCGCCGAATCATCCTAGCTCTGCGGGGGTGTCGACGTCGCGGATCGCGCAGAAGTGCATTGTTGTTGCAGTTCTCTGGTGTTGCTTGTGGGGAACTCCCGTCCAGACATAGGATGATGTGGTCGACGGGGTCAGGATCGGGCGCCCGTCGGCGCGGATCCCTCGGCCCGGTCGTGAACGGAGTGCTCGTGGAACTGCGACGTCTCGGCCCGGCGGGCCAGGAGCGACCGGCGGTGATCGCCGACGGGGTGACCCACCGGCTCGACCCCCTCACCCGCGACATCGACGGCGACTTCCTCGCCGCGGGCGGGATCGCGCGCACCCGCGCCGCGCTGGACGCCGGCGAGCTGCCCGTCTGGGAGGGCGCCGAGGAGGAGCGCGTCGGCGCCCCGATCGCGCGGCCCCCCGCGGTGCTGTGCATCGGCCAGAACTATGCGGCCCACGCCGCGGAGTCCGGGGCCGCCCCGCCCGAGGTACCGATCCTGTTCCACAAGCACCCCAACACCGTGATCGGCCCGCAGGACGAGGTGGAGATCCCGCCGGGGGCTTCGACGGTGGACTGGGAGGTGGAGCTCGGCGTGGTGATCGGCGCCGAGGCCGCGTACCTCCTCGATGAGCAGGCGGCGCTGGACGTGATCGCCGGCTACGTGACCAGCCACGACCTCTCCGAACGGGACTTCCAGCTGGCCGAGTCCGGCGGGCAGTGGTCCAAGGGCAAGAACGCGCGCGGCTTCAATCCGCTGGGCCCCTCGCTGGTCCCGGCCGACGAGGTGGACCCGCAGGCGCTGCGCCTGTGGTCCAGCGTGAACGGCGAGGCCCGCCAGGACTCCACCACGGCCGACATGATCTTCACCGTCGCCCGGATCGTGCACCACCTCAGCCAGTACATGGTGCTCTCGCCCGGCGACCTCGTGAACACCGGCACCCCGCAGGGCGTGGCGCTCTCCGGCCGCTTCCCGTACCTCGCCGCGGGGGACGTGGTGGAGATCGGCATCGACGGGCTCGGCGCCCAGCGCACCCGGTTCGTGGCGGCCGGGGTGCCGGGGACCCGATGACCACCTTCACCGCCCTCGACGTCCAGGACGTCCGCTTCCCCACCAGCCGGGACCTCTCCGGCTCCGATGCGATGAACCCGGACCCGGACTACTCCGCCGCCTACCTCACCCTGCGCACCGACGCCCCGGACGCCGGCACGGCACTGGTGTTCACCATCGGGCGCGGCAACGACGTGCAGAGCGCCGCGATCCAGGCGCTGGCCCCGCACCTGCTGGGGCGTGACGTCGAGGCGGTGCTGGCGGACCTCGGCGGGCTGTACCGCGAGCTGGTGCACGATTCGCAGCTGCGCTGGCTGGGGCCCGAGAAGGGCGTGATGACCATGGCGATCGGCGCCGTGGTCAACGCCCTGTGGGATCTGCGCGCCCGCCGCGAGGGCCGGCCGCTGTGGCTCACGCTGGCGATGCTGAGCCCCGAGGAGCTGCTGGACCTGGTGGACCTGCGCTACCTCGAGGACGTGCTACCCCGCGAGGAGGCGCTCGAGATCCTCCGCCGCGGCGAGGAGGGCAAGGAGGAGCGGATCGCGGCGCTGCGCGAGAGCGGCGTGCCCGCTTACACCACCACCCCCGGCTGGCTGGGCTACAGCGACGAGAAGCTCGCGCGCTTGCTGCGCGAGGCGCGCGAGGACGGCTTCGAGATGGTGAAGCTCAAGGTGGGTGCCGATCCGGCCGACGACGAGCGCCGCCTGCGCATCGCCCGCGAGGTCATGGGCCCGGACTACCCGATCGCCGTGGATGCGAATCAGCGCTGGGGCACCGCCGAGGCGATCGGCGCGATCCGGGCGCTGGCCCCGCACGATCCGTACTGGATCGAAGAGCCCACCAGCCCCGACGACGTCCTCGCCCACGCCGCGATCCGCGAGGCGGTCTCCCCGGTGCGCATCGCCACCGGCGAGCAGGGCGCCAGCCGGATCCTGTTCAAGCAGCTGCTGCAGGCCGGTGCGATCGACGTGCTGCAGGCCGACGCCACCCGCGTGGCGGGCCTCAACGAGAACCTCGCGATCCTCCTGCTCGCGGCGAAGTTCGACGTGCCCGTGTGCCCGCACGCCGGCGGCGTGGGACTGTGCGAGATGGTCCAGCACCTCGCCTTCGTCGACGCGGTCGCGGTGGCGGGGGAGGATCCCCGGCGTCGGATCGAGTTCGTGGACCACCTCCACGAGCACTTCGAGGTGCCGGTGCGGATCGAGCGCGGCCGTTACATGCCGCCCGAGGCCCCGGGCGGCGGCGCCCGCATGCACGAGACCTCCGTGGCCGAGCACCTGTTC encodes the following:
- a CDS encoding enolase C-terminal domain-like protein — its product is MTTFTALDVQDVRFPTSRDLSGSDAMNPDPDYSAAYLTLRTDAPDAGTALVFTIGRGNDVQSAAIQALAPHLLGRDVEAVLADLGGLYRELVHDSQLRWLGPEKGVMTMAIGAVVNALWDLRARREGRPLWLTLAMLSPEELLDLVDLRYLEDVLPREEALEILRRGEEGKEERIAALRESGVPAYTTTPGWLGYSDEKLARLLREAREDGFEMVKLKVGADPADDERRLRIAREVMGPDYPIAVDANQRWGTAEAIGAIRALAPHDPYWIEEPTSPDDVLAHAAIREAVSPVRIATGEQGASRILFKQLLQAGAIDVLQADATRVAGLNENLAILLLAAKFDVPVCPHAGGVGLCEMVQHLAFVDAVAVAGEDPRRRIEFVDHLHEHFEVPVRIERGRYMPPEAPGGGARMHETSVAEHLFPHGPVWQEIAAADGPGPSDERAEDDGRDAAVPVPVPAAD
- a CDS encoding fumarylacetoacetate hydrolase family protein, which codes for MELRRLGPAGQERPAVIADGVTHRLDPLTRDIDGDFLAAGGIARTRAALDAGELPVWEGAEEERVGAPIARPPAVLCIGQNYAAHAAESGAAPPEVPILFHKHPNTVIGPQDEVEIPPGASTVDWEVELGVVIGAEAAYLLDEQAALDVIAGYVTSHDLSERDFQLAESGGQWSKGKNARGFNPLGPSLVPADEVDPQALRLWSSVNGEARQDSTTADMIFTVARIVHHLSQYMVLSPGDLVNTGTPQGVALSGRFPYLAAGDVVEIGIDGLGAQRTRFVAAGVPGTR
- a CDS encoding NAD(P)-dependent oxidoreductase; translation: MTPAPAVAWIGLGAIGTPMARAAALAGHPVTAFDLNPAARDAVADVAVPAASAREAVRGADVVVVMVATPAQLESVLHGEGGIASELTAQTTLLVMSTVGPAAIEQTVASLEGITAHVVDAPVSGGAARAAQGDLLVMVGGAEEDVTTVRPLLDALASNAPVVGPRPGDGQRFKVVNQLLCGVHIAAAGEALALADAMGLDLGQVHEVLGTGAAASFMFGDRGQRMVDGAFDDVRSALTIFVKDMGLVAEAAAEVSQDVPLAASAQEVYQRGSALGWDRRDDSIVYKVLRGETD
- a CDS encoding SDR family NAD(P)-dependent oxidoreductase, producing the protein MATPPPSDAHATAGEFAGLCALVTGGASGLGAATAEELLARGAAVAVLDLHPEGAPEGAVALACDVADRDAVQQAVDAAAAQLGGLDIVINNAGIGAQGDAAANDDAQWAQVLDVNVTAVARVVSAALPHLRRSAHAAIVNTASIASAVGLPQRVLYSASKGAVQAMTLAMAADLVGEGIRVNAVLPGTADTPWVGQLLDAAEDPAAERAALEARQPHGRLVSAEEVAQAHCYLASPRNRSSVGVLLPIDGGVVGVRTRR
- a CDS encoding four-carbon acid sugar kinase family protein; its protein translation is MPETPQHRLLVLDDDPTGSQCVAGVDIALDTDPAVAAAALEAPGSTCFVLTNTRALEEPQAVALNRRVLSGVLADPVARHGLHVVSRSDSTLRGHVIAEPVALCEELAAHGIAVDAILLVPAMLEAGRFTEGDVHYAVVGGEARRVEETDFARDATFGYHHSDLREFLEERSGGAVRASDVLSLSLEDIRTGGVPRVREVLAGARERRWVVVNATEYADMETVAQAVAELEAEGRTFLTRCGPSFVRPLAGQRGARVVGPDSIAVPAGRLGHGLVVVGSHVGLTTTQLRAVQARGTLVEHELHVPSVLDERREAHLDQLAAAVRETLGRADCVLYTSRDLVRTDDPAESLAIARSVSDAVVEVVQRVRGAKPAWVVAKGGITSHEVAAGGLGIRRAQVEGQFWPGQVSLFSAQEAPEEVLGMPYVVFPGNVGGEQALADVVDTLTAAVAAR